The Panicum hallii strain FIL2 chromosome 9, PHallii_v3.1, whole genome shotgun sequence genome has a window encoding:
- the LOC112875898 gene encoding probable serine/threonine-protein kinase At1g01540, translating to MAALRRLLADAPLGHHHKQGGAPSDWSAGYLNGWLSQQTPVFGLRLWVLIGIAVGAAIVLVLLLIFVCLSRRRRRRDEVLAANLYPADTKLLKQHLQQATPTKDIQEIVRRQQQQQPQTPPQPAVQLAKAEPPVTPPPQHRAQAPVIPTPPARKTPGSGMSATASGGSERDGATPRSTGSAAGAPEVSHLGWGHWFTLRELEEATDGLAEENVIGEGGYGIVYRGTLHNSTMIAVKNLLNNRGQAEKEFKVEVEAIGRVRHKNLVRLLGYCVEGAYRMLIYEYVDNGNLDQWLHGDVGEVSPLTWDIRMNIMLATAKGLAYLHEGLEPKVVHRDIKASNILLDQQWNAKVSDFGLAKLLCSEKSYVTTRVMGTFGYVAPEYASTGMLNERSDVYSFGVLIMEIITGRSPVDYTRPAGEVNLVEWLKTMVAERKAEEVVDPKMAEKPSPKILKRALLVALRCVDPDANKRPKMGHVIHMLEMDDLLFRDDKKAGRETSDRYSSKEDGSFSKREHHWYR from the exons atggcggcgcTGAGGAGGCTGCTGGCGGATGCGCCGCTGGGGCACCACCACAAGCAGGGCGGTGCGCCGTCGGACTGGAGCGCGGGGTACCTCAACGGGTGGCTGTCGCAGCAGACGCCGGTGTTCGGGCTCCGCCTCTGGGTGCTCATCGGCATCGCCGTCGGCGCCGCCATCGTGCTCGTGCTCCTCCTCATCTTCGTCTGcctctcgcgccgccgccgccgccgcgacgagGTGCTCGCGGCCAACCTCTACCCCGCCGACACCAAGCTGCTCAAGCAGCACCTGCAGCAGGCCACGCCGACCAAGGATATCCAGGAGATCGTCcgccgccagcagcagcagcagccgcagacgccgccgcagcccgcgGTGCAGCTCGCGAAAGCAGAGCCGCCAgtgacgccgccgccgcagcataGGGCGCAGGCGCCGGTGATTCCGACCCCACCCGCGCGGAAAACGCCTGGCAGCGGCATGTCGgccacggcgagcggcgggagCGAGCGGGACGGGGCCACTCCGAGGAGTACCGGGAGCGCCGCGGGGGCGCCGGAGGTCTCGCACCTCGGGTGGGGCCACTGGTTCACGCTCCGTGAGCTGGAGGAGGCCACGGACGGGCTCGCCGAGGAGAATGTGATCGGGGAGGGCGGCTACGGGATCGTGTACAGGGGCACGTTGCACAACTCCACCATGATCGCTGTCAAGAACCTGCTCAATAATAG GGGTCAGGCTGAGAAGGAGTTCAAGGTGGAGGTCGAAGCAATCGGTCGTGTTCGGCACAAGAATCTCGTCAGGTTGCTTGGCTACTGCGTAGAGGGTGCTTACAG GATGCTTATATATGAGTATGTGGACAATGGTAATCTTGATCAGTGGCTTCATGGTGATGTTGGGGAAGTGAGCCCACTAACCTGGGACATCAGGATGAACATTATGCTTGCAACTGCTAAAGG GCTGGCCTATCTTCATGAGGGGCTGGAGCCGAAGGTTGTCCATCGTGACATCAAAGCTAGCAATATTCTTCTTGATCAGCAGTGGAATGCCAAAGTATCAGATTTTGGGCTCGCAAAGCTATTGTGCTCAGAGAAAAGCTACGTTACAACCCGTGTTATGGGAACCTTTGG CTACGTGGCACCTGAATATGCCAGTACTGGGATGTTAAATGAGAGGAGTGATGTCTATAGCTTTGGCGTACTTATAATGGAGATCATCACTGGTAGATCTCCTGTAGATTATACAAGACCAGCTGGAGAG GTGAACTTGGTTGAATGGCTGAAGACAATGGTTGCCGAGAGGAAAGCGGAGGAAGTAGTAGACCCTAAGATGGCTGAAAAGCCTTCTCCCAAAATACTGAAGCGGGCACTGCTTGTTGCGCTTCGCTGCGTCGACCCTGATGCCAACAAGAGGCCTAAAATGGGGCATGTAATTCACATGCTCGAAATGGATGATCTCCTATTCCGAGAT GATAAGAAGGCCGGAAGGGAGACTTCAGACAGATACAGCTCCAAGGAGGATGGGAGCTTCAGCAAGCGCGAACACCATTGGTACAGATGA